The Chlorocebus sabaeus isolate Y175 chromosome 1, mChlSab1.0.hap1, whole genome shotgun sequence genome includes a region encoding these proteins:
- the MRPL17 gene encoding large ribosomal subunit protein bL17m, translating to MRLSVAAAISHGRVFRRLGLGPESRIHLLRNLLTGLVRHERIEAPWARVDEMRGYAEKLIDYGKLGDTNERAMRMADFWLTEKDLIPKLFQVLAPRYKDQNGGYTRMLQIPNRSLDRAKMAVIEYKGNCLPPLPLPRRDSHLTLLNQLLQGLRQDLSQSQEASDHSSNTKDLTGSEESAALNQCP from the exons ATGCGGCTGTCGGTCGCTGCAGCCATCTCCCATGGCCGCGTATTTCGCCGTCTGGGCCTCGGTCCGGAGTCCCGCATCCATCTGTTGCGGAACTTGCTCACAGGGCTGGTGCGGCACGAACGCATCGAGGCACCATGGGCGCGTGTGGACGAGATGAGGGGCTACGCGGAGAAG CTCATCGACTATGGGAAGCTGGGAGACACCAACGAACGAGCCATGCGCATGGCTGACTTCTGGCTCACA GAGAAAGACTTGATCCCAAAGCTGTTTCAAGTTCTGGCCCCTCGATACAAAGATCAAAATGGGGGCTACACAAGAATGCTGCAGATCCCAAATCGGAGTTTGGATCGGGCGAAAATGGCAGTGATCGAGTATAAAGGGAactgcctcccacccctgcctctgcctcgcAGAGACAGCCACCTTACACTCCTAAACCAGCTGCTGCAGGGTTTGCGGCAGGACCTCAGCCAGAGCCAGGAAGCAAGCGACCACAGCTCAAACACCAAGGATTTAACTGGATCTGAAGAGTCTGCAGCCCTTAATCAGTGCCCATGA